ATCTTATTCTTTGTTGATTGAACGTTCAATCAAAACAAAATAGACTGGCCCTCAATCCGGTAGCCGTTTTTCGTCCACCGGAAGGCCTAAGGAGATGTGCAAGATGCCCAAGGTCGGTATGCAACCCATCCGCCGCCAGCAATTGATTGAAGCCACGATGCAGGCTGTCGATCAGGTCGGCATGGGGGACGCCAGCATTGCGCTGATCGCCCGTTTGGCCGGTGTCTCGAATGGCATCATCAGTCACTATTTTCGGGACAAGAACGGCCTGATCGCCGCCACGGCGCAGTACCTGATGAGCGTCCTCAGCGAGAACGTCACCGCGCGCCGTCAGGCACTGGAGGACACGAGCCCACGGGCTCATCTTCAGGTGATTATCGAAGGCAACTTCGACGCCAGCCAGGTCAATGGCCCGGCAATGAAAACCTGGTTGGCCTTCTGGGCCACCAGCATGCACCACCCGTCATTGCACAGGTTGCAGCGGATCAACGATCACCGTCTGTATTCCAACCTGTGCTGCCAGTTCCGCCGTGTGTTGCCGCTTGATCAAGCGCGCAGCGCCGCCCGCGGCCTGGCAGCCCTCATTGACGGTTTGTGGTTGCGCGGCGCGCTGTCGGGAGATGCTTTCGACACCGGGCAGGCGCACCAGATCGCTTACGAATACATGGATTTCCAACTGGCCAAGCAGGTGAGTTAGAGCACACATA
The Pseudomonas lini DNA segment above includes these coding regions:
- the betI gene encoding transcriptional regulator BetI; protein product: MPKVGMQPIRRQQLIEATMQAVDQVGMGDASIALIARLAGVSNGIISHYFRDKNGLIAATAQYLMSVLSENVTARRQALEDTSPRAHLQVIIEGNFDASQVNGPAMKTWLAFWATSMHHPSLHRLQRINDHRLYSNLCCQFRRVLPLDQARSAARGLAALIDGLWLRGALSGDAFDTGQAHQIAYEYMDFQLAKQVS